The following are encoded together in the Caloranaerobacter ferrireducens genome:
- the moaA gene encoding GTP 3',8-cyclase MoaA — MKDSFDREINYLRLSVTDLCNLRCRYCMPKDGVCKLSHEEILRIEELLEIARVFESLGVKKVRLTGGEPLIRRGIIELVESIAKLKGIKDLAITTNGILLKKYAKSLKDAGLNRVNISIDTLREDKFSYITCGGKLKDVLEGIEEAKKVGLAPIKLNVVLIAGFNEDEIEDFAKITLTENIDIRFIELMPIGQARNFAIEKFITSRIVFEKIPNMIKVPNSELHSPAIYYKMPNSKGRIGFINPISCKFCDSCNKVRVTSQGKLKLCLHSDEEIDLKTPLRQGKDLKDIIYKKVKNKPLSHNLENGSCINKNMVQIGG, encoded by the coding sequence ATGAAAGATTCTTTCGATAGAGAAATAAACTATTTAAGGTTATCTGTTACAGATTTGTGCAATTTAAGGTGTAGATATTGTATGCCAAAAGATGGTGTATGTAAGTTATCACATGAAGAAATATTAAGAATTGAAGAATTGTTGGAAATAGCTAGGGTTTTTGAGTCGCTTGGCGTAAAAAAAGTTAGATTAACTGGAGGAGAGCCATTAATAAGAAGAGGAATAATTGAGTTGGTTGAAAGCATAGCTAAATTAAAAGGTATTAAAGATTTAGCTATTACTACTAATGGTATTTTGCTAAAAAAATACGCAAAGTCTTTAAAAGATGCAGGATTAAACAGAGTAAATATAAGTATAGATACATTAAGAGAAGATAAATTTTCGTATATAACTTGTGGAGGCAAACTTAAAGATGTATTAGAGGGAATTGAAGAAGCAAAAAAAGTTGGATTAGCACCTATTAAATTAAATGTAGTTTTAATAGCAGGATTTAATGAAGATGAAATAGAAGATTTTGCGAAGATAACTTTAACTGAAAATATAGATATAAGATTTATTGAATTAATGCCGATTGGTCAAGCAAGGAACTTTGCTATTGAAAAATTTATAACTAGTAGAATAGTGTTTGAAAAAATCCCCAATATGATAAAGGTTCCTAATTCAGAGCTGCATTCACCAGCAATTTATTATAAAATGCCTAATTCTAAAGGTAGAATTGGTTTTATTAATCCGATCTCTTGTAAATTTTGCGATTCGTGTAATAAAGTAAGGGTTACATCTCAAGGGAAGTTAAAGCTTTGTTTACACTCAGATGAAGAAATTGATTTAAAAACTCCTTTAAGACAAGGTAAAGATTTAAAAGATATAATATATAAAAAAGTGAAAAATAAACCTCTATCACATAATTTGGAAAATGGTAGTTGTATAAATAAGAATATGGTTCAAATAGGAGGTTAA
- a CDS encoding beta-class carbonic anhydrase: MQISEKILDANKKYVKVRRERRDDKPISSHAQKEILIFTCMDTRLVGLVEEAMGFKRGEVKVLKNAGNSIRDNCDDVIRSISLGTIMMGLKEVFVVGHKDCGMAKQSLEDIRNKMLERGVPKEAIDSIDLANWTGIIKDEKENVIQVVKKIKNSPFVPKDVKVHGFLIDPNSGELEVIINDNE; the protein is encoded by the coding sequence ATGCAAATTTCAGAAAAAATACTTGATGCTAATAAAAAATATGTTAAAGTAAGAAGAGAAAGAAGAGATGATAAACCAATAAGTTCTCATGCACAAAAAGAAATACTTATTTTTACATGCATGGACACAAGATTAGTTGGATTAGTTGAAGAAGCCATGGGCTTTAAAAGAGGAGAAGTAAAGGTTTTAAAAAATGCTGGCAACAGTATTAGAGACAATTGTGATGATGTCATAAGAAGTATATCTTTAGGAACGATTATGATGGGTTTAAAGGAAGTTTTTGTAGTAGGGCATAAAGATTGTGGTATGGCAAAACAGAGCTTAGAGGATATAAGAAATAAGATGTTAGAAAGAGGAGTTCCTAAAGAAGCTATAGATTCAATAGACTTAGCTAATTGGACAGGCATTATAAAAGATGAAAAGGAAAATGTAATTCAAGTAGTAAAAAAAATAAAAAATTCACCATTTGTACCTAAGGATGTTAAAGTTCATGGTTTTCTAATTGACCCGAATAGTGGGGAATTAGAAGTTATAATAAATGATAATGAATAG
- a CDS encoding MOSC domain-containing protein, whose amino-acid sequence MKSIGKVVAINISEKKGVIKTPITEGIFKENFGLVGDAHAGKWHRQVSLLGIESIEKMKKLGVKGLCSGKFAENITTEGIKLYELPVGTKLKIGETIQEVTQIGKECHSGCAIAKEVGQCVMPKEGIFTKVLKGGKIKVGDVIEVLY is encoded by the coding sequence ATGAAAAGCATAGGAAAAGTAGTGGCTATAAATATAAGTGAGAAGAAAGGGGTAATAAAAACACCTATAACTGAAGGCATATTTAAAGAAAATTTTGGTTTAGTGGGTGATGCTCATGCAGGAAAATGGCACAGACAAGTTAGTTTACTTGGAATAGAGAGTATTGAAAAGATGAAAAAATTAGGAGTAAAAGGGTTGTGTAGCGGAAAGTTTGCTGAAAATATTACTACTGAAGGAATAAAGCTTTATGAATTACCTGTAGGGACTAAATTAAAAATTGGGGAAACGATACAAGAAGTAACTCAAATTGGTAAAGAATGTCATTCTGGTTGTGCTATAGCAAAAGAAGTTGGACAATGTGTAATGCCTAAAGAAGGTATATTTACAAAAGTTTTAAAAGGTGGCAAGATAAAAGTAGGTGATGTTATTGAAGTATTGTATTAA
- a CDS encoding molybdopterin biosynthesis protein: MGRRFPLSIDRNIYIGNLDVDEAKRIYFKKITKKLDYEEVDVLDSLGRLTFEAIYAKTSVPHYNAAAMDGIVVKAEKTYGASEVNPVILVEGKDFEYINTGNLVTEPYDSVIMIEDVIEIGEGKVKIIKPAYPWQHIRPIGEDIIATEMIISSKHKIRPVDLGALISGGIKTVKVYKKPKIGIIPTGSELVERVDELKEGKILESNSRVFEGLILEYGGIPKRYKPVEDDYNLLKEAIIKGIEDNDILLVNAGSSAGSKDYTVKIIKELGEVVVHGVALKPGKPTILGLINNKPVIGIPGYPVSAYLVFETFVKPLIFKFQGIDTDECNIIKAILSKRIVSSLKHKELVRVTLGHINGKYIATPLVRGAGVTMSLVRADGILEIPKNIEGIESGKEVQIKLLKAEKEIKNRLVSIGSHDLIMDVISDMMKISSGHVGSMGGIMAMRRRECHISPIHLLDPNTGQYNIPYVKKYFRGNKMVVIKGVKRLQGFIVAKGNPYNIKSFSDLTRDDITFINRQKGSGTRVLLDYNLKKIGIDANDIKGYQREMNTHMSVAMAVKTGIATTGVGILSAARAVGLDFIPVGYEDYDFLIPFEYLEKIEIQRFISILKSHEFQKRVEKLGGYKFKDTGEIIIVN, encoded by the coding sequence ATGGGAAGGAGATTTCCGTTGAGTATTGATAGAAATATTTATATAGGAAATTTGGACGTAGATGAAGCTAAAAGAATATATTTTAAAAAGATTACTAAAAAGTTAGATTATGAAGAAGTGGATGTATTAGATTCATTGGGGAGATTAACATTTGAAGCGATATATGCTAAAACTTCAGTTCCCCATTATAATGCAGCAGCAATGGATGGTATAGTAGTTAAAGCAGAAAAAACATATGGTGCTAGTGAAGTAAACCCTGTTATTTTAGTAGAAGGAAAAGACTTCGAATATATTAATACAGGGAATTTAGTCACAGAACCTTATGATTCTGTAATTATGATAGAAGACGTTATCGAAATAGGGGAAGGAAAGGTAAAAATAATAAAGCCTGCATATCCTTGGCAGCATATAAGACCTATTGGAGAAGATATTATAGCAACTGAAATGATTATTTCATCTAAACATAAAATTCGACCTGTAGATTTAGGAGCATTAATTTCAGGAGGAATTAAAACTGTTAAGGTATACAAAAAGCCTAAGATAGGAATTATACCAACTGGATCAGAGTTAGTTGAAAGAGTAGATGAATTAAAGGAGGGCAAAATCCTAGAATCAAATTCTAGAGTTTTTGAAGGGTTAATACTAGAATATGGAGGGATTCCTAAAAGATATAAACCAGTAGAAGATGATTACAACCTTCTTAAGGAAGCTATAATTAAGGGGATAGAGGATAATGATATTCTATTAGTCAATGCTGGTTCGTCAGCAGGGTCTAAAGATTATACTGTTAAAATAATTAAAGAGTTAGGAGAAGTTGTTGTTCATGGTGTTGCTTTAAAGCCAGGAAAACCAACAATATTAGGTTTGATAAATAATAAACCAGTTATTGGAATACCAGGTTATCCTGTGTCGGCATATCTTGTATTTGAAACTTTTGTCAAACCTTTAATTTTTAAATTTCAGGGAATAGATACTGATGAGTGTAATATTATTAAGGCAATTTTATCAAAGAGAATAGTTTCATCTTTAAAACATAAAGAATTAGTTAGAGTAACTTTAGGACATATAAATGGTAAATATATAGCTACACCTTTAGTTAGAGGTGCAGGAGTTACTATGAGTTTAGTTAGAGCAGACGGTATATTGGAAATACCTAAAAACATAGAAGGTATAGAATCAGGCAAAGAAGTACAAATAAAGCTATTAAAAGCAGAAAAAGAGATAAAAAATAGATTGGTTTCAATTGGAAGTCATGATTTAATTATGGATGTTATATCTGATATGATGAAGATTTCATCAGGACATGTGGGAAGCATGGGTGGTATTATGGCTATGAGGAGAAGAGAATGTCATATATCACCAATACATTTATTAGATCCAAATACAGGGCAGTACAATATTCCATACGTCAAGAAATATTTCCGAGGCAATAAAATGGTTGTAATAAAAGGAGTAAAAAGACTTCAAGGATTTATTGTTGCTAAAGGTAATCCGTATAATATTAAATCATTTAGCGATTTAACTAGGGACGATATAACTTTTATAAATAGACAGAAAGGTTCTGGTACTAGAGTGTTATTAGATTATAACCTTAAAAAAATAGGAATAGATGCTAATGATATTAAAGGTTATCAAAGGGAAATGAATACTCATATGTCTGTGGCTATGGCTGTAAAGACAGGTATAGCTACTACAGGGGTTGGAATTTTATCGGCAGCTAGGGCTGTTGGTCTAGATTTTATACCTGTAGGCTATGAGGATTATGATTTTTTAATACCATTTGAGTATTTAGAAAAGATAGAAATTCAAAGATTTATTTCTATATTAAAATCGCATGAGTTTCAGAAAAGAGTAGAAAAGCTAGGTGGATATAAATTTAAAGATACTGGCGAAATAATTATAGTTAATTGA
- the moaC gene encoding cyclic pyranopterin monophosphate synthase MoaC — translation MKFTHFNDEGLAHMVEISSKDDTIRTAIAKGKISMKKETINLIKEGLIKKGNVLSVAQIGGIMGAKRTSDLIPMCHNIFITGANIRFKILEDAIEIESEVKTVGKTGVEMEALMAVSMAALTIYDMCKAVDKDMVISDIMLVKKTGGKSGDYSRY, via the coding sequence ATGAAATTTACACATTTTAACGATGAAGGTTTAGCTCATATGGTAGAAATAAGCAGTAAGGATGATACTATACGAACAGCAATTGCCAAGGGCAAGATTAGTATGAAAAAAGAAACTATCAATTTAATAAAGGAAGGTCTTATAAAAAAGGGTAATGTACTTTCTGTTGCACAAATAGGCGGTATAATGGGAGCTAAAAGGACAAGTGATTTAATTCCAATGTGTCACAACATATTTATAACAGGAGCTAATATAAGATTTAAAATATTAGAAGATGCTATTGAAATTGAATCAGAAGTTAAAACTGTTGGGAAAACTGGTGTAGAAATGGAAGCTCTTATGGCAGTATCTATGGCAGCGCTTACTATATATGATATGTGTAAGGCTGTAGATAAGGATATGGTAATTAGCGACATTATGCTTGTAAAGAAAACTGGTGGTAAGTCTGGGGATTATAGTAGGTATTAA
- a CDS encoding S-layer homology domain-containing protein: protein MKKYFINKLLAFTIIFTIIFTQFAVFNTVKAVSTFTISPKAVSSSSLPKRITITSLNSFTAGNSTPYIMQNGSVVKTAQVSSVTSTADEVSFTLGAGLANGVYDIRIVDPKGTYDVGTITIGDPSISSISPTSLAKDYSNQEITVTGVNTNFTLGKTSVEILDSQNQVMNYVDFITSVDSNTNLTFKLKDGLPSGTYSIRVTTDDEIITAVNALEVRGTPSISISPNNISEGYSTTTINVTGVNTGFSQTQTTVSIIGKSNIVGSIVVNNENSLSFSLNSGLEPGVYTVEVSTGNEVVQTTLSVNSVSASLRYQGLDLDKIPAGYISPYNLVLVGTNTSFSSGITQLNLYNGNPDSGGTDITATYISNINVSNNTNISFQLETGLPVGTYYVRAVTGSQIVEDTFTVDAPQITNVEFVSDVVSGNNIPEGYKKMTVEITGTNTLFRQGTTTVEIQELTGKTETVVVEDSTHLSFSLKEGLSAGNYTIVIDIDGDSNTSSDKATYQFTVTSPTIVSVSPNTIVNAGSTPITITVIGDMTHFSKSIPIIEILDDQQTAISEVTISNVEVINDTKLTFNLIPNTIIMQGNYGIKITTSSSLINEVVQGSSLIKVNTAGISSISPSSVYKDELGNKEITITGINTNFIQDNTTLTIDNNPISNVNIISTSQLNFTIPNESYLTEGTHTIKVVDGNGDEFETSILIAVRSISISPKEKDFGYSSFTMLVTGEGLTFNTTDKKPSLTISGYGGVTLSDSEINSTQFTFNFPEGLEAGDYTITVIWNGLSFTDTFTVNETINQGQTQEDQQEQSEEQPQEQTQEQPQEQPQIPIIPLPIIQEEPQNPEENLEFIQEDSEKSIEEKVLEDGIIINQIIYDEQKTLEAINNLASNSFNIIEEEISNVEIKLPYSIVNVLKEKDDDMSVIVKSNLAEYILPVDVIDMDEIKNVLKDENISIDIIIKEPSKQVINEIEDVVKKQNMKLLTAPVEFKIEASASEQNKIEINNFKSKYITRKITLNTTVDVNKVVGVVFDEENNMFIHVPTKIVNENGNYVAYLKRKGNSIYTLIESQKTFEDIVNHWAKDNIEILASKLIINGKNENEFAPNENITRAEFAALLVRALGLKTNETSSNNFSDIEGKEWFAKVVSTAVDEGLVTGYDDGTFKPYKTISREEMAVMVTRALKVAGRNITVDDNELNTLLNKFDDKSIIANWAKESVAIASKEGIITGKTYNTFVPKDNATRAEAATMLIRMMKAVDFIN, encoded by the coding sequence ATGAAAAAGTATTTTATAAATAAATTACTGGCTTTTACTATAATTTTTACTATAATCTTTACACAATTTGCAGTATTTAATACCGTTAAAGCTGTATCTACTTTTACTATTAGTCCAAAAGCTGTAAGCAGTTCATCTCTTCCTAAAAGGATTACAATAACATCACTAAATTCATTTACAGCAGGCAATAGCACTCCTTATATAATGCAGAATGGGTCAGTAGTTAAAACTGCACAAGTTAGTAGCGTTACTTCAACTGCAGATGAAGTTAGCTTTACTTTAGGAGCAGGTTTAGCAAATGGGGTATACGATATAAGAATAGTAGACCCTAAGGGTACTTATGATGTTGGAACTATAACAATAGGGGATCCTTCAATTAGCAGTATTTCACCAACGAGTCTAGCAAAAGATTATAGTAATCAAGAAATAACTGTTACAGGAGTTAATACTAATTTTACTTTAGGAAAAACTTCAGTTGAAATATTAGACAGTCAGAATCAAGTAATGAATTATGTAGATTTTATTACATCAGTAGATTCTAATACAAACTTAACATTTAAATTGAAAGACGGATTACCTTCTGGGACATATTCAATACGAGTTACTACAGATGATGAGATTATTACTGCTGTTAATGCTTTAGAAGTAAGAGGAACGCCATCTATTTCGATTTCACCTAATAATATAAGCGAGGGTTATTCTACAACTACTATTAATGTTACTGGAGTTAATACAGGTTTTAGTCAAACCCAAACAACAGTTAGTATTATAGGAAAAAGCAACATTGTGGGTAGTATAGTTGTTAATAATGAGAATAGTTTATCATTTTCACTAAACAGTGGTTTGGAACCAGGAGTATATACTGTAGAAGTTAGTACGGGTAATGAAGTAGTGCAAACGACTTTATCAGTAAACTCTGTATCAGCTTCACTTCGGTATCAAGGATTAGATTTAGATAAAATTCCTGCAGGGTATATATCGCCTTATAATTTAGTTTTAGTAGGGACTAATACAAGTTTTTCAAGTGGAATAACACAATTAAATTTATATAATGGAAATCCTGATAGTGGTGGTACTGACATAACAGCAACTTATATTTCGAATATAAATGTATCTAACAATACTAATATAAGCTTTCAGTTGGAAACTGGATTACCAGTAGGGACATATTATGTTAGAGCCGTGACTGGTAGCCAGATAGTAGAGGATACTTTTACAGTTGATGCACCACAAATAACAAATGTGGAATTTGTTTCAGATGTAGTAAGTGGAAATAATATACCTGAAGGATATAAAAAAATGACTGTGGAAATAACAGGAACAAACACATTATTTAGGCAAGGAACAACAACAGTTGAAATTCAAGAGTTAACAGGTAAAACTGAAACAGTAGTTGTTGAAGATTCTACGCATTTAAGCTTTTCATTAAAAGAAGGATTAAGTGCAGGAAATTATACAATTGTAATAGATATTGATGGAGATAGCAATACTAGCTCAGATAAAGCTACTTATCAATTTACTGTAACTTCACCTACAATAGTATCGGTTTCCCCAAATACTATTGTTAATGCGGGCAGTACACCGATTACTATAACTGTAATAGGTGATATGACTCATTTTTCAAAATCAATACCTATAATAGAAATATTAGATGATCAGCAAACAGCTATATCAGAGGTTACAATTTCTAATGTAGAAGTTATTAACGATACGAAACTTACTTTTAATTTAATTCCTAATACTATAATAATGCAAGGAAATTATGGAATTAAGATAACTACATCTAGCAGTTTAATAAATGAAGTTGTTCAAGGCAGTTCGTTAATAAAAGTAAATACTGCTGGAATTAGCAGTATATCTCCTTCATCAGTATACAAGGATGAATTAGGAAACAAAGAAATAACTATAACTGGTATTAATACAAACTTTATTCAGGATAATACAACTTTAACTATTGATAATAATCCAATCAGCAATGTGAACATTATTTCAACTTCACAATTGAACTTTACAATACCAAATGAAAGCTATTTAACAGAAGGTACACATACAATAAAAGTAGTTGATGGAAATGGTGATGAGTTTGAAACAAGCATATTAATTGCTGTTCGTTCGATATCAATATCTCCTAAGGAAAAAGATTTTGGATATAGCTCTTTCACAATGTTAGTAACAGGGGAAGGGTTGACTTTTAACACAACAGATAAAAAACCTTCTTTAACAATTTCTGGATATGGCGGGGTTACGCTAAGTGATAGCGAAATAAATTCAACTCAATTTACATTTAATTTCCCTGAGGGTCTTGAGGCTGGAGATTACACAATAACTGTTATTTGGAATGGTTTAAGCTTTACAGATACTTTTACTGTAAATGAAACAATAAATCAAGGACAAACACAAGAAGATCAGCAGGAACAATCGGAAGAGCAGCCACAAGAACAAACTCAAGAGCAGCCACAAGAACAACCACAGATACCAATAATACCACTACCTATTATTCAAGAAGAACCACAAAATCCTGAAGAGAATTTAGAGTTTATACAAGAAGACAGTGAAAAATCTATAGAAGAGAAAGTATTAGAAGATGGAATAATAATAAATCAGATAATCTATGATGAACAGAAAACTTTAGAAGCTATTAATAATTTAGCAAGTAATAGTTTTAACATTATAGAAGAAGAAATATCAAATGTTGAAATCAAATTACCTTACAGTATAGTAAATGTTCTTAAAGAAAAAGATGATGATATGTCAGTAATAGTTAAATCTAATTTGGCAGAATATATTTTACCAGTAGATGTAATTGATATGGATGAGATCAAAAATGTACTAAAAGATGAAAACATAAGTATAGATATAATAATAAAAGAGCCTTCAAAGCAAGTAATAAACGAAATAGAGGATGTTGTTAAGAAACAGAATATGAAGTTGCTAACTGCACCTGTAGAGTTTAAAATAGAAGCTTCAGCTAGTGAACAGAACAAAATAGAGATAAATAATTTTAAATCAAAATATATAACTAGAAAAATTACACTAAATACAACAGTAGATGTAAATAAAGTTGTAGGTGTAGTGTTTGATGAAGAAAATAATATGTTTATCCATGTACCAACTAAAATTGTAAATGAAAATGGAAACTATGTAGCTTATTTGAAAAGAAAAGGTAACAGTATTTATACATTAATTGAAAGTCAAAAAACTTTTGAAGATATTGTAAATCATTGGGCTAAGGATAATATAGAGATATTAGCTTCAAAATTAATCATAAATGGGAAAAATGAAAATGAATTTGCACCTAATGAAAACATAACAAGAGCAGAGTTTGCAGCACTTCTTGTAAGAGCATTAGGTTTGAAAACTAATGAGACAAGCAGTAATAATTTTTCAGATATAGAAGGAAAAGAATGGTTTGCAAAAGTTGTTAGCACAGCAGTTGATGAAGGATTAGTTACTGGCTATGATGATGGTACATTTAAACCATATAAGACTATAAGTAGAGAAGAAATGGCAGTTATGGTTACTAGAGCATTAAAAGTAGCTGGCAGAAATATAACAGTGGATGATAATGAATTAAATACATTGTTAAATAAATTTGATGATAAATCTATTATAGCAAATTGGGCTAAGGAATCTGTAGCAATAGCTTCAAAAGAAGGTATAATCACAGGTAAAACTTACAATACATTTGTACCCAAAGATAATGCAACAAGAGCAGAAGCAGCTACGATGTTAATTAGAATGATGAAAGCTGTAGATTTTATAAATTAA
- a CDS encoding formate/nitrite transporter family protein, whose amino-acid sequence MQKRMLTPPEITQATINAGIKKANLSTLQMILLGIFAGIFIGFGAQADITVMQTLKNIDVGLMKFMGAAVFPVGLMLVVMAGAELFTGNNLMTLALMDKKINANQMLKNWFFVYLGNFIGSILLAIVVVKAGFYKVDAPATQLAIKIATGKVGLTFSQAFFRAILCNVVVVLAVWLATGAQDVISKIFACWFPIMMFVLSGYEHSVANMYFISLGKFLGAEVTWGQIWMKNLIPVTIGNIVGGAIIVPVVYYLVYVIPAREKETK is encoded by the coding sequence ATGCAAAAGAGAATGTTGACACCACCAGAAATAACTCAAGCTACTATTAACGCTGGTATAAAAAAGGCTAATCTATCAACTTTGCAAATGATTTTATTAGGAATTTTTGCAGGTATTTTTATAGGCTTTGGTGCACAAGCTGATATTACTGTTATGCAAACATTAAAAAATATTGATGTTGGACTTATGAAATTTATGGGTGCTGCAGTATTCCCTGTAGGACTTATGTTAGTTGTAATGGCAGGGGCAGAATTGTTTACAGGAAACAACCTTATGACATTAGCTTTAATGGATAAAAAAATTAATGCAAACCAAATGTTAAAAAACTGGTTCTTTGTTTATTTAGGGAACTTTATCGGATCAATATTATTAGCTATAGTTGTAGTTAAAGCTGGTTTTTATAAAGTAGATGCTCCAGCTACTCAATTAGCTATAAAAATTGCTACTGGAAAAGTTGGTTTAACATTTAGTCAAGCCTTCTTTAGAGCAATACTATGTAATGTTGTTGTAGTTCTTGCAGTATGGCTTGCAACAGGAGCACAAGATGTAATTTCTAAAATATTTGCTTGTTGGTTCCCAATTATGATGTTTGTTTTATCAGGTTATGAGCATAGTGTAGCTAATATGTATTTTATTTCTTTAGGTAAATTTTTAGGAGCTGAAGTTACTTGGGGACAAATTTGGATGAAGAACTTAATTCCTGTTACTATAGGTAATATAGTGGGAGGAGCTATTATAGTTCCTGTTGTATATTATTTAGTTTATGTAATACCTGCTAGAGAAAAAGAAACTAAATAA